A single window of Eucalyptus grandis isolate ANBG69807.140 chromosome 1, ASM1654582v1, whole genome shotgun sequence DNA harbors:
- the LOC104440695 gene encoding callose synthase 12: MDQTEAELEEVYNIVPLSKLSGDHRCRRSPDLRTLVSTLRTFTVDLQKPPLAPWQSHYDLLDWLSLFFGFQEDNARNQREHLVLHLANHHLRSAETPQDDVISLDPRVLRCFREKLLQNYEEWCCFLGEKSEVRLIDGPGNSGTICHELLYVSLYLLIWGESANLRFLPECICYIFHNTARELNMILEDRMDPETGAPLLPKCSGKNGFLDGIVKPLYDVVKEEVEKGRNGIAPHNEWRNYDDINEYFWSRRCFEKGGWPLDAESRFSKNAGKTGFVERRSFWNLFRSFYRLWLMLVLFLQAAIIIAWEEEYKFPWQALPNKEVQIRVLSAFVTWSGLHLLESLLHSVMQWGLVSRETWWIGMRMVLTNVIAATWTGALGWFYVRIWFQRNGDGEWSAEANNRLLLFLRLAFVYFLLKLSAFALSCVPSFGHFLVRKNWKMCEVLMSQTFVGRDLGESKRDYAKYTTFWVLVLVTKFLFSYFLQIQPMINPTKELLHLRDVKYTWHQFFVNCNGLAIGLLWFPVVLIYMMDLQIWYSIWTFLVGVAVGLFSRLGEIRSNQHLRSWFDHIISEVANKFNLIQQDQMLDERESTRSNKFNYIKLSDPRNWVSPHFKKLECNQLWVRKFSVMWNEIIRTFREEDVISDREVELLELPNISWTSRVISWPHFLLSDELLFALSEAYQLADASPTRIWHKICKNEYRRCAVIEAYDSVKHLLLKILGPNSEEHSIVAALFDEIDRSLQIRKFSEIFDMTVLPKIHETLTHLVELLNRSVVDPDEVVCTLQVLYKVVTLDFFKQRRSYQQLKENGLASSCAGLLFENAVQLPNSRDGIFSQQIRRLQMILMPVGSLQKIPASEEAQRRIAFFCNSLVMDLPRAPPVGKMKAFSVLTPYYDEEVLYSKEELQKKNEDGISTLFYLQTIYGNDWHNFMERMRKEGMESPDEIWTTKLRDLRLWASHRGQTLARTVRGMMNYYKALKLLAFLEYHHDMDFSQGLQDPGSTMLDDNADCFSMTSLLSEGCACERGIALMKYAYVVACQEYGSQKANRDPRAEEILYLMKTNEALRVAYVDEVSEGKEKEYFSVLVKYDRQLRKEIEIYRIKLPGPFKLGEGKPENQNQAIIFTRGDAVQTIDMNQDNYIEEALKMPNLLEEFERLYGTRNPTILGLREHIFTGSVSSLAWFMSAQETSFVTSGQRVLANPLKVRMHYGHPDVFDRIWFLTRGGISKASKKINICEDIFAGFNCTLRGGNVTHHEYIQIGKGRDVGLNQISMFEAKIASGSGEQALSRDIYRLGSKLDFFRMLSLFHSTVGFYFNNMMVIWTVYGLLWGRLYMALGGLETQDKASSKNCFGPVVNIQFIQLILFTGLPAVVDGSVEHGILSALWDFLVMQLELSSVFYTFSMGTRSHFFGRTVLHGGAKYRGTGRGFVVQHRSFAENYRLYARSHFVKALEIALVLTLYTIYSPLANGAFLFIDTSVAGWFLVASWMLSPFIFNPYGLDWLKTVDDFNEFMSWIGDRGGLFTQSWETWWYEEQDHLRTTSFWGKFLEVILALRFFFFQYGIVYYLHISSGSASILVYLLSWIWIAGVFAVCMVIYCAREKYVIRNHLCYRQVLLGTAVSVALAIVALLQLTNFKLVDLFTALLAFIPTGWGIISIAQVFRSSIQGTRLWDIVVSSARLYDLLFGVIVMAPVAVLAWLPGFQSMQTRILYNEVFVRGVQISQILSGKNIIRNG; the protein is encoded by the coding sequence ATGGACCAGACAGAAGCAGAACTAGAAGAGGTGTACAATATAGTCCCACTAAGCAAACTCTCTGGCGATCACCGCTGCCGTCGATCGCCGGATCTCCGCACCCTGGTGTCCACCTTGCGAACCTTCACTGTCGATCTTCAGAAACCACCTCTTGCACCATGGCAGAGTCACTACGACCTTCTTGACTggctttctctcttctttggcTTCCAGGAGGACAACGCTCGGAATCAGCGTGAGCACCTTGTCCTCCACCTCGCCAACCACCACTTGCGCAGCGCCGAAACGCCGCAAGACGACGTCATTTCGCTTGACCCCAGAGTTCTCCGCTGTTTCCGTGAGAAGCTGCTCCAGAACTACGAGGAATGGTGCTGTTTCTTGGGGGAGAAGTCCGAGGTAAGGCTGATTGATGGTCCCGGTAACTCTGGAACAATTTGCCATGAACTTTTGTatgtctctctctatctcctcaTCTGGGGCGAGTCCGCTAACTTGCGGTTTTTGCCCGAGTGCATTTGTTATATATTTCACAACACGGCAAGGGAGTTGAATATGATCTTGGAAGATCGCATGGATCCGGAAACTGGGGCTCCTCTGCTGCCAAAATGTTCAGGGAAAAATGGATTCTTGGATGGTATTGTGAAGCCCCTTTATGATGTTGTTAAAGAGGAGGTTGAAAAAGGCCGTAATGGGATTGCCCCGCATAACGAATGGAGGAATTATGATGATATCAATGAGTACTTCTGGAGCAGAAGGTGCTTTGAGAAGGGGGGGTGGCCTTTGGATGCGGAGAGTAGATTTTCCAAGAATGCGGGCAAGACTGGTTTTGTTGAACGAAGGTCGTTTTGGAACTTGTTCAGGAGTTTCTATAGGCTGTGGCTGATGTTAGTTTTATTCCTTCAAGCGGCAATTATCATTGCTTGGGAGGAGGAGTACAAGTTTCCTTGGCAGGCCTTGCCAAATAAGGAAGTGCAAATTCGGGTTTTGAGCGCATTTGTGACTTGGAGTGGTTTGCACCTTCTGGAGTCGCTGCTTCATTCCGTCATGCAATGGGGTTTGGTCTCTAGAGAGACGTGGTGGATCGGTATGCGCATGGTGCTGACAAATGTCATTGCAGCAACGTGGACCGGCGCTTTGGGCTGGTTTTATGTAAGGATTTGGTTTCAGAGGAATGGGGATGGGGAGTGGTCTGCTGAGGCTAACAACcggcttttgctttttctcagATTGGCTTTTGTGTATTTCCTTCTTAAGCTCTCAGCATTTGCTCTGTCCTGTGTTCCCTCTTTTGGCCACTTCCTTGTTCGGAAGAATTGGAAGATGTGCGAGGTGCTGATGAGCCAGACTTTTGTGGGACGTGACTTGGGGGAAAGTAAGAGGGATTATGCAAAGTATACCACGTTTTGGGTATTGGTTCTTGTGACAAAATTCCTTTTCAGCTACTTTCTACAGATCCAACCCATGATTAATCCTACAAAAGAGCTGTTGCATCTTAGGGATGTAAAATATACATGGCATCAATTTTTTGTCAACTGTAATGGCCTTGCCATTGGGTTGTTGTGGTTTCCCGTGGTCTTGATTTATATGATGGATTTGCAAATCTGGTATTCGATTTGGACATTCCTGGTTGGAGTGGCAGTTGGGCTGTTCTCGAGGTTGGGTGAAATCAGAAGCAATCAGCATCTGAGGTCGTGGTTTGACCATATTATTAGTGAAGTTGCAAATAAATTTAATCTCATACAACAGGACCAGATGCTGGATGAGAGGGAGTCAACGAGGAGCAACAAATTCAATTACATCAAGTTGTCAGATCCAAGGAACTGGGTTTCTCCACACTTTAAGAAACTCGAATGTAACCAGCTTTGGGTGCGTAAGTTTTCCGTGATGTGGAATGAGATTATTAGGACTTTCAGGGAGGAGGATGTCATCTCAGATCGAGAAGTTGAGTTGCTGGAGCTGCCGAACATTTCTTGGACATCCCGAGTTATAAGCTGGCCCCATTTTCTGCTCTCCGACGAGCTGCTCTTTGCATTGAGTGAGGCGTATCAACTAGCAGATGCTTCTCCCACTAGGATCTGGCACAAGATCTGCAAGAATGAGTACAGGCGTTGTGCTGTCATTGAAGCTTATGACAGTGTCAAGCATTTATTACTTAAGATATTAGGGCCCAACTCTGAGGAGCATTCCATTGTTGctgctttatttgatgaaattgatCGTTCGCTGCAAATCAGAAAATTCAGTGAAATTTTTGACATGACTGTACTACCAAAGATTCATGAAACTTTAACCCATCTCGTTGAATTGTTGAACAGATCTGTTGTAGATCCTGATGAAGTGGTGTGTACTTTACAGGTCCTTTATAAGGTTGTTACTCTAGACTTTTTCAAGCAAAGGAGAAGCTATCAACAGTTGAAGGAGAATGGTTTGGCTTCATCTTGTGCAGGGTTGCTATTTGAGAATGCTGTTCAGTTGCCAAATTCTAGAGATGGAATTTTCAGTCAGCAAATTCGACGCCTGCAGATGATTTTAATGCCTGTGGGTTCGCTGCAAAAAATTCCTGCAAGTGAAGAGGCTCAAAGGCGAATTGCCTTCTTCTGCAATTCTCTAGTCATGGATCTTCCACGAGCTCCTCCAGTTGGGAAAATGAAAGCTTTCAGTGTTCTAACCCCTTACTATGATGAAGAAGTGCTATATAGCAAGGAAGAACTgcagaaaaagaatgaagatggGATATCCACTTTATTTTACCTGCAGACAATTTACGGCAACGATTGGCACAATTTCATGGAGAGGATGCGCAAGGAAGGAATGGAGTCTCCTGATGAGATCTGGACAACCAAGTTACGTGATCTCCGGCTTTGGGCATCACACAGAGGTCAGACGCTCGCTCGCACTGTCAGGGGAATGATGAATTATTATAAGGCCCTGAAGTTGCTAGCTTTCCTTGAATACCATCATGATATGGATTTCTCCCAAGGGCTACAGGACCCGGGTTCCACAATGCTAGATGACAATGCGGATTGTTTCAGCATGACGAGCTTGCTTTCTGAAGGTTGTGCCTGTGAGCGTGGTATTGCTCTCATGAAATATGCCTATGTTGTTGCCTGTCAGGAGTATGGATCTCAGAAGGCAAATAGGGATCCCCGAGCAGAAGAAATATTGTATTTAATGAAAACCAATGAAGCCCTACGCGTAGCATATGTCGATGAGGTGAGTGAGGGTAAAGAAAAGGAGTATTTCTCCGTTCTTGTCAAGTATGATAGACAGTTACGGAAAGAAATCGAAATATACAGAATTAAGTTGCCTGGTCCCTTCAAGCTAGGAGAAGGTAAACCGGAGAATCAAAATCAGGCCATTATCTTCACACGTGGCGATGCAGTCCAGACAATCGATATGAACCAAGACAACTACATAGAGGAGGCACTTAAGATGCCAAATTTGTTGGAGGAATTTGAGAGGCTCTATGGTACCCGGAATCCCACTATTCTAGGTCTGAGGGAACATATATTTACTGGTTCAGTTTCATCGCTTGCCTGGTTTATGTCTGCTCAGGAAACAAGTTTCGTTACCTCGGGACAGCGTGTCCTCGCCAACCCTTTGAAGGTTCGAATGCACTATGGCCATCCAGATGTTTTCGACAGGATTTGGTTCTTGACACGAGGTGGGATCAGCAAGGCTTCCAAAAAGATTAACATCTGTGAGGATATTTTCGCGGGCTTTAATTGCACCTTGCGTGGTGGCAACGTGACACACCATGAGTACATCCAGATTGGCAAGGGGAGGGACGTTGGGTTGAATCAAATATCAATGTTCGAAGCCAAAATTGCAAGTGGAAGTGGGGAACAAGCTCTCAGTAGAGATATATATCGGCTGGGTAGTAAGCTTGATTTCTTCCGAATGCTTTCGCTCTTTCATTCCACTGTAGGGTTCTACTTCAATAACATGATGGTGATATGGACTGTCTATGGCTTGTTGTGGGGGAGGTTGTATATGGCTCTGGGTGGCCTAGAAACTCAAGACAAAGCAAGCAGCAAGAACTGTTTCGGCCCAGTTGTAAATATACAGTTCATCCAACTTATCTTGTTCACGGGCCTTCCAGCGGTTGTGGACGGTTCAGTTGAGCATGGAATCCTATCGGCTTTGTGGGATTTTTTGGTAATGCAGCTTGAGCTTTCATCTGTCTTTTACACGTTCTCTATGGGAACTCGTAGCCACTTCTTTGGCAGGACAGTTCTTCATGGTGGTGCAAAGTACCGGGGGACTGGCCGTGGCTTTGTTGTGCAGCACAGGAGTTTTGCTGAAAATTACAGACTCTATGCCCGTAGCCATTTTGTCAAGGCCCTGGAGATTGCGCTGGTTCTTACATTATACACAATTTATAGCCCTTTAGCTAATGGCGCATTCTTATTCATAGACACGAGTGTTGCGGGCTGGTTTCTGGTCGCATCGTGGATGCTCtcccctttcatttttaatccTTATGGTCTTGATTGGTTGAAGACAGTTGATGACTTCAACGAATTCATGAGCTGGATAGGGGACCGAGGAGGCTTGTTCACGCAGAGCTGGGAAACATGGTGGTACGAGGAGCAGGACCATTTGCGGACGACAAGTTTCTGGGGGAAGTTTCTAGAGGTAATCCTGGCATTgcgcttcttctttttccaatatGGGATCGTTTACTATCTTCACATTTCCTCTGGGAGTGCCAGTATTCTGGTTTACTTACTGTCGTGGATATGGATAGCTGGGGTTTTTGCAGTGTGTATGGTGATATATTGCGCTCGAGAGAAGTACGTGATCCGGAATCACCTTTGTTATCGGCAAGTTCTGTTGGGCACTGCTGTTTCGGTGGCTCTAGCAATAGTTGCCTTATTGCAGTTAACGAATTTTAAGCTGGTTGATCTTTTCACTGCTCTGCTGGCCTTCATACCCACTGGCTGGGGAATCATTTCAATAGCACAGGTTTTTAGGTCCTCTATCCAAGGAACTAGGCTTTGGGACATTGTTGTTTCCTCGGCTCGACTATATGATCTCTTGTTTGGAGTGATTGTCATGGCACCGGTCGCAGTATTAGCATGGCTTCCCGGGTTTCAGTCAATGCAAACGAGGATTCTCTACAACGAGGTGTTTGTTCGGGGAGTCCAGATATCCCAAATACTTTCTGGGAAGAACATAATAAGAAACGGGTAA
- the LOC104440735 gene encoding bromodomain-containing protein 4 yields the protein MATGSSGRANSGSKNFDFASDDILCSYDDFANQESLNGSHSDSPIPTTAIKDFHKNRLVRPVTYAPPSCTQPEDSLIQDLVSTVEKSMKRNTDSIMRFLEGISSRLSQLELYCYNLDKSIGEMRSELTRDHDEADVKLKSLEKHVQEVHRSVQILRDKQELAETQKELAKLHFVRKDSSSSSQSQTNEGKSPTSDTKKTECMSDVSNQQLALALPHQIMPQQQLQPQPQPQPQPQPQPQPQPQPGALTSQAPPQNVSQPQSYYLPPVQMQTMAAPTQMTQTQFLPSDPQYCARQSPQLQNVSSVPAQPMQPQVHQTLPSQSFSHYQQQWSQPLPQQVPAPPQQQSSAQAQMVAPSTVYPHCPPSQPTTLAPKEAPLSSVHTPVQYSRIPATASGRPENMAVGFGGPGRTTQQHQHQHQHQQQPPPQAIRSTFIMQNNGGYGAVGPNPSMSPGNTYMVYDGESGRMHHVPQQPPLPQGAYPQTNISYQNLQPTPPPIQVRNPAYPQFIRKHADNELVDRLVSMGFRVDHVLSVIQRMEESGQPVDFNSVLDRLSGPSSGNPQRAWSG from the exons ATGGCAACCGGGTCGTCGGGTCGGGCGAATTCCGGGTCCAAGAACTTCGATTTCGCCTCCGACGACATCCTCTGCTCTTACGACGACTTCGCCAACCAGGAATCTCTGAACGGGAGCCACTCCGATTCCCCGATCCCGACCACCGCCATCAAG GATTTCCATAAAAATAGACTTGTGCGACCAGTGACGTATGCCCCCCCTTCCTGTACCCAGCCGGAAGATTCTCTAATTCAGGACTTGGTTTCCACAGTTGAGAAAAGCATGAAAAGAAATACAGACAGTATTATGCGCTTTCTTGAGGGAATCAGTTCTCGGCTGTCGCAGTTGGAATTATATTGCTACAATCTTGACAAGTCAATTGGGGAAATGCGATCTGAATTGACCCGTGATCATGATGAAGCAGATGTGAAGCTCAAATCTCTCGAGAAACATGTTCAGGAG GTTCATAGATCAGTTCAGATCCTGAGAGACAAACAAGAACTTGCTGAAACTCAGAAAGAACTGGCCAAGCTTCATTTTGTGCGGAAAGATTCCTCCTCTTCAAGCCAATCTCAAACCAATGAGGGAAAATCCCCTacctctgataccaaaaagacTGAATGTATGTCTGATGTATCGAATCAGCAACTGGCTTTAGCACTGCCTCATCAAATAATGCCACAGCAGCAGCTGCAGCCACAGCCACAGCCACAGCCACAGCCACAGCCACAGCCACAGCCACAGCCACAACCAGGGGCACTTACCTCACAGGCTCCTCCTCAAAATGTATCTCAACCACAGTCCTACTATTTGCCTCCTGTGCAGATGCAAACTATGGCAGCCCCAACACAAATGACTCAGACACAATTTTTGCCTTCTGATCCTCAATATTGTGCTCGCCAATCTCCCCAATTGCAAAATGTATCCAGTGTTCCGGCACAGCCTATGCAGCCACAAGTGCATCAGACATTGCCATCTCAATCATTCTctcattatcagcagcagtggTCTCAGCCATTACCACAGCAGGTGCCAGCACCACCGCAGCAACAGTCATCCGCACAAGCCCAGATGGTAGCACCATCAACGGTCTATCCTCATTGTCCACCGAGCCAACCGACAACACTAGCTCCTAAAGAAGCACCTCTGAGCAGTGTACATACACCAGTTCAATATTCAAGAATTCCAGCAACAGCTTCTGGTCGTCCTGAGAATATGGCCGTTGGATTTGGTGGTCCTGGTAGAACTACTCagcagcaccagcaccagcaccagcaccagcagcaGCCTCCACCTCAGGCTATCAGAAGTACTTTCATCATGCAGAACAATGGTGGTTATGGAGCTGTTGGGCCAAACCCTTCTATGTCTCCTGGGAACACATATATGGTGTACGATGGCGAAAGTGGAAGGATGCACCATGTGCCTCAACAACCTCCCTTACCTCAAGGCGCGTATCCTCAGACAAACATCTCCTATCAGAATCTGCAGCCCACACCACCCCCTATTCAAGTTCGTAATCCGGCATATCCGCAGTTTATTAGGAAACATGCCGATAATGAGTTGGTTGATAGGTTGGTGAGCATGGGTTTCCGAGTTGACCATGTTTTAAGTGTGATTCAGAGAATGGAGGAGAGTGGACAGCCGGTGGATTTCAACTCTGTGCTTGATAGGTTGAGTGGGCCATCTTCAGGAAATCCTCAGAGAGCATGGTCCGGGTAG